From the Helicoverpa zea isolate HzStark_Cry1AcR chromosome 26, ilHelZeax1.1, whole genome shotgun sequence genome, one window contains:
- the LOC124642931 gene encoding dynamin-like 120 kDa protein, mitochondrial isoform X5 yields the protein MSRILHNRLRSSYKKSAQWTIVDKRAVAFSVWTGRSVLLHKPIDTSHVQRRKYGMLVARAVRGMLKIRYLVLGGALGGGMTLNKKYAEWKDGLPDMGWLNDLLPDNDQWDQFTTTLINAKERIGDNLQIGAPLTLSLHIDPRLREAGLARAGELKAWLAQRYEDAVAAAAANNASLVEISEQPQKIVNNLQSRPMPSVARGPNEDTTAYEKRVHALQEEVLALQARYQRELQRLEQENRELRQQNMLLRQGRQPSTRKMKRSLIDMYSAVLDELSGWDAGDTDRLPRVVVVGDQSAGKTSVLEMIAQARIFPRGAGEMCTRAPVKVTLSEGPYHVAQFRDSAREFDLNKESDLADLRKEVELRMRNSVRGGRTVSTEVISMAVKGPGLHRMVLVDLPGVISTQTVDMASDTRDAIKQMTKQYMDNPNAIILCIQDGSVDAERSNVTDLVSSCDPSGKRTIFVLTKVDLAEENLANPNRIRRILEGKLFPMRALGYYAVVTGRSRKDDSIQSIREYEERFFRSSKLFKDGLVTPSQVTTRNLSLAVADCFWRMVRASVEQQADAFKAMRFNLETEWKNTFPRQRELDRDELFERARAELLDQSAELSAVAAAAWELRLQQALWQAAADRVFGNIYLPAAANAQADVVSLPVPRPLKLNAADGTPAPSIWLDPYDYDSNKFNTAVDIKLREWAEAELPNASIRAGREALREEFSELMARARDSDPVYEPVKKEAVEEALRRHQWEDRAQDVLRVLQLNALQDRCVSSRQDWDAAVSLMDQALKQRLDITHQELKELTGPGMKERWLYWQSPSDEQSRRSEVRAELERLGVARPVLAYDEVVAVRDNLRRKGIEVDNDYIRETWKPVYLRNFLQRAQTRARDCRKSFYLYSQQNGNGKECCEVVMFWRVQQTLRTTANALRQQIGNREAARLDRELREVLDEMAADPELKKKLLSGRRVELAEELKRVRQVQEKLEEFIEALNKEK from the exons ATGTCGAGAATTCTGCACAATCGTTTGAG ATCATCATATAAAAAATCAGCACAATGGACAATTGTAGACAAGAGAGCCGTGGCATTCTCCGTGTGGACGGGTCGCAGCGTACTCCTGCACAAGCCCATAGACACCAGTCATGTGCAACGGAGGAAGTACGGCATGCTGGTTGCAAGAGCCGTCAGGGGGATGCTGAAGATTAGGTACCTGGTCCTCGGAGGTGCTCTTGGTGGGGGAATGACTTTGAATAAG aaatatgCAGAATGGAAGGACGGTCTACCCGACATGGGCTGGCTGAACGACCTGCTGCCTGACAATGACCAATGGGATCAGTTCACTACCACCCTCATTAATGCTAAGGAGAGGATCGGAGACAACCTGCAGATAG GTGCGCCACTGACGCTGTCGCTGCACATAGATCCTCGGCTGCGGGAAGCGGGGCTGGCGCGGGCGGGCGAGCTCAAGGCCTGGCTGGCGCAGCGCTACGAGGATGCCGTGGCTGCGGCCGCTGCCAACAATGCTAGTCTTG TGGAAATTTCAGAGCAACCGCAGAAGATTGTGAACAACTTGCAAAGTCGGCCGATGCCGTCCGTTGCTCGGGGTCCCAACGAAGATACTACTGCTTATG AGAAGCGCGTCCACGCACTACAAGAAGAGGTGCTAGCGCTGCAAGCTCGCTACCAGCGCGAGCTGCAGCGCCTGGAGCAGGAGAACAGGGAACTGCGGCAGCAGAACATGCTGCTGCGTCAGGGGAGACAGCCCAGCACTAGGAAGATGAAG CGTTCCCTGATCGACATGTACTCGGCAGTGCTGGACGAGCTGTCGGGCTGGGACGCGGGCGACACGGACCGGCTGCCGCGCGTGGTGGTGGTGGGCGACCAGTCGGCCGGCAAGACCTCCGTGCTCGAGATGATCGCGCAGGCCCGCATCTTCCCGCGCGGCGCCGGGGAGATGTGCACCAG agCTCCAGTGAAAGTGACGCTATCAGAGGGTCCGTACCACGTGGCGCAGTTCCGCGACTCGGCGCGGGAGTTCGATCTCAACAAGGAGTCTGATCTCGCTGATTTGAGGAA GGAAGTAGAACTCCGTATGCGCAACAGCGTCCGCGGCGGCCGCACCGTCTCCACCGAGGTCATCTCCATGGCCGTCAAGGGACCCGGCCTGCATCGCATGGTGTTGGTGGACCTGCCCGGTGTCATCTCT acACAAACAGTGGACATGGCGTCGGACACTCGCGACGCTATCAAACAGATGACGAAGCAGTACATGGACAACCCCAACGCTATTATACTTTGCATACAG GACGGTTCAGTAGACGCGGAGCGCAGCAACGTGACGGACTTGGTGTCGTCGTGTGACCCGAGCGGCAAGCGAACCATCTTCGTGCTCACCAAAGTCGATCTCGCTGAGGAGAATCTCGCTAATCCTAACCGG ATCCGTCGCATCCTAGAAGGCAAGTTGTTCCCCATGAGAGCTCTGGGCTACTACGCCGTGGTCACTGGACGATCGCGCAAGGACGACTCCATACAAAGCATCAGGGAATATGAAGAGAGGTTCTTCCGATCGTCGAAACTATTTAA GGACGGGCTGGTAACGCCGTCGCAGGTGACGACCCGCAACCTGTCGCTGGCGGTGGCGGACTGCTTCTGGCGCATGGTGCGGGCGTCGGTGGAGCAGCAGGCCGACGCCTTCAAGGCCATGCGCTTCAACCTCGAGACCGAGTGGAAGAACACCTTCCCCAG ACAACGCGAACTAGACCGCGACGAACTATTCGAGCGAGCTAGAGCTGAGCTACTCGACCAATCAGCCGAACTATCGGCCGTAGCGGCCGCAGCCTGGGAACTGCGGCTGCAGCAGGCTCTGTGGCAAGCCGCGGCTGATAGAGTCTTCGGCAACATCTACCTACCCGCGGCCGCTAATGCGCAGGCTGATGTCG tttctctGCCGGTGCCGCGGCCTCTAAAGCTGAATGCGGCGGATGGCACCCCGGCGCCCTCGATATGGTTGGACCCTTACGATTATGATTCTA ACAAATTCAACACAGCAGTAGACATAAAGCTCCGCGAATGGGCAGAAGCCGAACTCCCCAACGCTTCCATCCGAGCTGGTCGCGAGGCCCTACGCGAGGAGTTCTCCGAGCTGATGGCTCGGGCTCGGGACTCGGACCCGGTGTACGAGCCCGTGAAGAAGGAGGCTGTTGAGGAGGCGCTGAGGAGGCACCAGTGGGAGGATCGGGCGCAGGAC GTGCTACGAGTGCTACAACTGAACGCGCTACAGGACCGCTGCGTATCATCGCGTCAGGACTGGGACGCCGCCGTGTCGCTCATGGACCAGGCCCTCAAGCAGCGCCTCGACATCACGCACCAAGAGCTCAAGGAACTTACCG GACCCGGTATGAAAGAGCGCTGGCTATACTGGCAGTCACCATCAGACGAACAATCCCGACGCAGCGAAGTCAGAGCTGAACTGGAAAGACTTGGAGTAGCCAGACCAGTCCTAGCGTATGATGAGGTGGTCGCCGTCAGAGATAACCTTAGGAGGAAGGGCATTGAGGTCGATAATGACTATATAAGGGAGACTTGGAAACCTGTTTACcttag GAATTTCCTTCAGCGTGCACAAACCCGAGCCCGCGACTGTCGGAAGAGCTTCTACCTGTACAGCCAACAGAATGGAAACGGG aAAGAATGCTGCGAAGTAGTAATGTTTTGGCGAGTGCAGCAAACGTTACGTACCACCGCCAACGCGCTGCGGCAACAGATCGGCAACCGCGAGGCCGCCCGCCTGGACCGCGAGCTCAGGGAGGTCTTAGACGAG ATGGCAGCCGACCCGGAACTAAAGAAGAAACTGTTAT
- the LOC124642931 gene encoding dynamin-like 120 kDa protein, mitochondrial isoform X4, whose protein sequence is MSRILHNRLRSSYKKSAQWTIVDKRAVAFSVWTGRSVLLHKPIDTSHVQRRKYGMLVARAVRGMLKIRYLVLGGALGGGMTLNKKYAEWKDGLPDMGWLNDLLPDNDQWDQFTTTLINAKERIGDNLQIDPRLREAGLARAGELKAWLAQRYEDAVAAAAANNASLEQPQKIVNNLQSRPMPSVARGPNEDTTAYEKRVHALQEEVLALQARYQRELQRLEQENRELRQQNMLLRQGRQPSTRKMKRSLIDMYSAVLDELSGWDAGDTDRLPRVVVVGDQSAGKTSVLEMIAQARIFPRGAGEMCTRAPVKVTLSEGPYHVAQFRDSAREFDLNKESDLADLRKEVELRMRNSVRGGRTVSTEVISMAVKGPGLHRMVLVDLPGVISTQTVDMASDTRDAIKQMTKQYMDNPNAIILCIQDGSVDAERSNVTDLVSSCDPSGKRTIFVLTKVDLAEENLANPNRIRRILEGKLFPMRALGYYAVVTGRSRKDDSIQSIREYEERFFRSSKLFKDGLVTPSQVTTRNLSLAVADCFWRMVRASVEQQADAFKAMRFNLETEWKNTFPRQRELDRDELFERARAELLDQSAELSAVAAAAWELRLQQALWQAAADRVFGNIYLPAAANAQADVDKFNTAVDIKLREWAEAELPNASIRAGREALREEFSELMARARDSDPVYEPVKKEAVEEALRRHQWEDRAQDVLRVLQLNALQDRCVSSRQDWDAAVSLMDQALKQRLDITHQELKELTGPGMKERWLYWQSPSDEQSRRSEVRAELERLGVARPVLAYDEVVAVRDNLRRKGIEVDNDYIRETWKPVYLRNFLQRAQTRARDCRKSFYLYSQQNGNGKECCEVVMFWRVQQTLRTTANALRQQIGNREAARLDRELREVLDEMAADPELKKKLLSGRRVELAEELKRVRQVQEKLEEFIEALNKEK, encoded by the exons ATGTCGAGAATTCTGCACAATCGTTTGAG ATCATCATATAAAAAATCAGCACAATGGACAATTGTAGACAAGAGAGCCGTGGCATTCTCCGTGTGGACGGGTCGCAGCGTACTCCTGCACAAGCCCATAGACACCAGTCATGTGCAACGGAGGAAGTACGGCATGCTGGTTGCAAGAGCCGTCAGGGGGATGCTGAAGATTAGGTACCTGGTCCTCGGAGGTGCTCTTGGTGGGGGAATGACTTTGAATAAG aaatatgCAGAATGGAAGGACGGTCTACCCGACATGGGCTGGCTGAACGACCTGCTGCCTGACAATGACCAATGGGATCAGTTCACTACCACCCTCATTAATGCTAAGGAGAGGATCGGAGACAACCTGCAGATAG ATCCTCGGCTGCGGGAAGCGGGGCTGGCGCGGGCGGGCGAGCTCAAGGCCTGGCTGGCGCAGCGCTACGAGGATGCCGTGGCTGCGGCCGCTGCCAACAATGCTAGTCTTG AGCAACCGCAGAAGATTGTGAACAACTTGCAAAGTCGGCCGATGCCGTCCGTTGCTCGGGGTCCCAACGAAGATACTACTGCTTATG AGAAGCGCGTCCACGCACTACAAGAAGAGGTGCTAGCGCTGCAAGCTCGCTACCAGCGCGAGCTGCAGCGCCTGGAGCAGGAGAACAGGGAACTGCGGCAGCAGAACATGCTGCTGCGTCAGGGGAGACAGCCCAGCACTAGGAAGATGAAG CGTTCCCTGATCGACATGTACTCGGCAGTGCTGGACGAGCTGTCGGGCTGGGACGCGGGCGACACGGACCGGCTGCCGCGCGTGGTGGTGGTGGGCGACCAGTCGGCCGGCAAGACCTCCGTGCTCGAGATGATCGCGCAGGCCCGCATCTTCCCGCGCGGCGCCGGGGAGATGTGCACCAG agCTCCAGTGAAAGTGACGCTATCAGAGGGTCCGTACCACGTGGCGCAGTTCCGCGACTCGGCGCGGGAGTTCGATCTCAACAAGGAGTCTGATCTCGCTGATTTGAGGAA GGAAGTAGAACTCCGTATGCGCAACAGCGTCCGCGGCGGCCGCACCGTCTCCACCGAGGTCATCTCCATGGCCGTCAAGGGACCCGGCCTGCATCGCATGGTGTTGGTGGACCTGCCCGGTGTCATCTCT acACAAACAGTGGACATGGCGTCGGACACTCGCGACGCTATCAAACAGATGACGAAGCAGTACATGGACAACCCCAACGCTATTATACTTTGCATACAG GACGGTTCAGTAGACGCGGAGCGCAGCAACGTGACGGACTTGGTGTCGTCGTGTGACCCGAGCGGCAAGCGAACCATCTTCGTGCTCACCAAAGTCGATCTCGCTGAGGAGAATCTCGCTAATCCTAACCGG ATCCGTCGCATCCTAGAAGGCAAGTTGTTCCCCATGAGAGCTCTGGGCTACTACGCCGTGGTCACTGGACGATCGCGCAAGGACGACTCCATACAAAGCATCAGGGAATATGAAGAGAGGTTCTTCCGATCGTCGAAACTATTTAA GGACGGGCTGGTAACGCCGTCGCAGGTGACGACCCGCAACCTGTCGCTGGCGGTGGCGGACTGCTTCTGGCGCATGGTGCGGGCGTCGGTGGAGCAGCAGGCCGACGCCTTCAAGGCCATGCGCTTCAACCTCGAGACCGAGTGGAAGAACACCTTCCCCAG ACAACGCGAACTAGACCGCGACGAACTATTCGAGCGAGCTAGAGCTGAGCTACTCGACCAATCAGCCGAACTATCGGCCGTAGCGGCCGCAGCCTGGGAACTGCGGCTGCAGCAGGCTCTGTGGCAAGCCGCGGCTGATAGAGTCTTCGGCAACATCTACCTACCCGCGGCCGCTAATGCGCAGGCTGATGTCG ACAAATTCAACACAGCAGTAGACATAAAGCTCCGCGAATGGGCAGAAGCCGAACTCCCCAACGCTTCCATCCGAGCTGGTCGCGAGGCCCTACGCGAGGAGTTCTCCGAGCTGATGGCTCGGGCTCGGGACTCGGACCCGGTGTACGAGCCCGTGAAGAAGGAGGCTGTTGAGGAGGCGCTGAGGAGGCACCAGTGGGAGGATCGGGCGCAGGAC GTGCTACGAGTGCTACAACTGAACGCGCTACAGGACCGCTGCGTATCATCGCGTCAGGACTGGGACGCCGCCGTGTCGCTCATGGACCAGGCCCTCAAGCAGCGCCTCGACATCACGCACCAAGAGCTCAAGGAACTTACCG GACCCGGTATGAAAGAGCGCTGGCTATACTGGCAGTCACCATCAGACGAACAATCCCGACGCAGCGAAGTCAGAGCTGAACTGGAAAGACTTGGAGTAGCCAGACCAGTCCTAGCGTATGATGAGGTGGTCGCCGTCAGAGATAACCTTAGGAGGAAGGGCATTGAGGTCGATAATGACTATATAAGGGAGACTTGGAAACCTGTTTACcttag GAATTTCCTTCAGCGTGCACAAACCCGAGCCCGCGACTGTCGGAAGAGCTTCTACCTGTACAGCCAACAGAATGGAAACGGG aAAGAATGCTGCGAAGTAGTAATGTTTTGGCGAGTGCAGCAAACGTTACGTACCACCGCCAACGCGCTGCGGCAACAGATCGGCAACCGCGAGGCCGCCCGCCTGGACCGCGAGCTCAGGGAGGTCTTAGACGAG ATGGCAGCCGACCCGGAACTAAAGAAGAAACTGTTAT
- the LOC124642931 gene encoding dynamin-like 120 kDa protein, mitochondrial isoform X3, translated as MSRILHNRLRSSYKKSAQWTIVDKRAVAFSVWTGRSVLLHKPIDTSHVQRRKYGMLVARAVRGMLKIRYLVLGGALGGGMTLNKKYAEWKDGLPDMGWLNDLLPDNDQWDQFTTTLINAKERIGDNLQIDPRLREAGLARAGELKAWLAQRYEDAVAAAAANNASLVEISEQPQKIVNNLQSRPMPSVARGPNEDTTAYEKRVHALQEEVLALQARYQRELQRLEQENRELRQQNMLLRQGRQPSTRKMKRSLIDMYSAVLDELSGWDAGDTDRLPRVVVVGDQSAGKTSVLEMIAQARIFPRGAGEMCTRAPVKVTLSEGPYHVAQFRDSAREFDLNKESDLADLRKEVELRMRNSVRGGRTVSTEVISMAVKGPGLHRMVLVDLPGVISTQTVDMASDTRDAIKQMTKQYMDNPNAIILCIQDGSVDAERSNVTDLVSSCDPSGKRTIFVLTKVDLAEENLANPNRIRRILEGKLFPMRALGYYAVVTGRSRKDDSIQSIREYEERFFRSSKLFKDGLVTPSQVTTRNLSLAVADCFWRMVRASVEQQADAFKAMRFNLETEWKNTFPRQRELDRDELFERARAELLDQSAELSAVAAAAWELRLQQALWQAAADRVFGNIYLPAAANAQADVDKFNTAVDIKLREWAEAELPNASIRAGREALREEFSELMARARDSDPVYEPVKKEAVEEALRRHQWEDRAQDVLRVLQLNALQDRCVSSRQDWDAAVSLMDQALKQRLDITHQELKELTGPGMKERWLYWQSPSDEQSRRSEVRAELERLGVARPVLAYDEVVAVRDNLRRKGIEVDNDYIRETWKPVYLRNFLQRAQTRARDCRKSFYLYSQQNGNGKECCEVVMFWRVQQTLRTTANALRQQIGNREAARLDRELREVLDEMAADPELKKKLLSGRRVELAEELKRVRQVQEKLEEFIEALNKEK; from the exons ATGTCGAGAATTCTGCACAATCGTTTGAG ATCATCATATAAAAAATCAGCACAATGGACAATTGTAGACAAGAGAGCCGTGGCATTCTCCGTGTGGACGGGTCGCAGCGTACTCCTGCACAAGCCCATAGACACCAGTCATGTGCAACGGAGGAAGTACGGCATGCTGGTTGCAAGAGCCGTCAGGGGGATGCTGAAGATTAGGTACCTGGTCCTCGGAGGTGCTCTTGGTGGGGGAATGACTTTGAATAAG aaatatgCAGAATGGAAGGACGGTCTACCCGACATGGGCTGGCTGAACGACCTGCTGCCTGACAATGACCAATGGGATCAGTTCACTACCACCCTCATTAATGCTAAGGAGAGGATCGGAGACAACCTGCAGATAG ATCCTCGGCTGCGGGAAGCGGGGCTGGCGCGGGCGGGCGAGCTCAAGGCCTGGCTGGCGCAGCGCTACGAGGATGCCGTGGCTGCGGCCGCTGCCAACAATGCTAGTCTTG TGGAAATTTCAGAGCAACCGCAGAAGATTGTGAACAACTTGCAAAGTCGGCCGATGCCGTCCGTTGCTCGGGGTCCCAACGAAGATACTACTGCTTATG AGAAGCGCGTCCACGCACTACAAGAAGAGGTGCTAGCGCTGCAAGCTCGCTACCAGCGCGAGCTGCAGCGCCTGGAGCAGGAGAACAGGGAACTGCGGCAGCAGAACATGCTGCTGCGTCAGGGGAGACAGCCCAGCACTAGGAAGATGAAG CGTTCCCTGATCGACATGTACTCGGCAGTGCTGGACGAGCTGTCGGGCTGGGACGCGGGCGACACGGACCGGCTGCCGCGCGTGGTGGTGGTGGGCGACCAGTCGGCCGGCAAGACCTCCGTGCTCGAGATGATCGCGCAGGCCCGCATCTTCCCGCGCGGCGCCGGGGAGATGTGCACCAG agCTCCAGTGAAAGTGACGCTATCAGAGGGTCCGTACCACGTGGCGCAGTTCCGCGACTCGGCGCGGGAGTTCGATCTCAACAAGGAGTCTGATCTCGCTGATTTGAGGAA GGAAGTAGAACTCCGTATGCGCAACAGCGTCCGCGGCGGCCGCACCGTCTCCACCGAGGTCATCTCCATGGCCGTCAAGGGACCCGGCCTGCATCGCATGGTGTTGGTGGACCTGCCCGGTGTCATCTCT acACAAACAGTGGACATGGCGTCGGACACTCGCGACGCTATCAAACAGATGACGAAGCAGTACATGGACAACCCCAACGCTATTATACTTTGCATACAG GACGGTTCAGTAGACGCGGAGCGCAGCAACGTGACGGACTTGGTGTCGTCGTGTGACCCGAGCGGCAAGCGAACCATCTTCGTGCTCACCAAAGTCGATCTCGCTGAGGAGAATCTCGCTAATCCTAACCGG ATCCGTCGCATCCTAGAAGGCAAGTTGTTCCCCATGAGAGCTCTGGGCTACTACGCCGTGGTCACTGGACGATCGCGCAAGGACGACTCCATACAAAGCATCAGGGAATATGAAGAGAGGTTCTTCCGATCGTCGAAACTATTTAA GGACGGGCTGGTAACGCCGTCGCAGGTGACGACCCGCAACCTGTCGCTGGCGGTGGCGGACTGCTTCTGGCGCATGGTGCGGGCGTCGGTGGAGCAGCAGGCCGACGCCTTCAAGGCCATGCGCTTCAACCTCGAGACCGAGTGGAAGAACACCTTCCCCAG ACAACGCGAACTAGACCGCGACGAACTATTCGAGCGAGCTAGAGCTGAGCTACTCGACCAATCAGCCGAACTATCGGCCGTAGCGGCCGCAGCCTGGGAACTGCGGCTGCAGCAGGCTCTGTGGCAAGCCGCGGCTGATAGAGTCTTCGGCAACATCTACCTACCCGCGGCCGCTAATGCGCAGGCTGATGTCG ACAAATTCAACACAGCAGTAGACATAAAGCTCCGCGAATGGGCAGAAGCCGAACTCCCCAACGCTTCCATCCGAGCTGGTCGCGAGGCCCTACGCGAGGAGTTCTCCGAGCTGATGGCTCGGGCTCGGGACTCGGACCCGGTGTACGAGCCCGTGAAGAAGGAGGCTGTTGAGGAGGCGCTGAGGAGGCACCAGTGGGAGGATCGGGCGCAGGAC GTGCTACGAGTGCTACAACTGAACGCGCTACAGGACCGCTGCGTATCATCGCGTCAGGACTGGGACGCCGCCGTGTCGCTCATGGACCAGGCCCTCAAGCAGCGCCTCGACATCACGCACCAAGAGCTCAAGGAACTTACCG GACCCGGTATGAAAGAGCGCTGGCTATACTGGCAGTCACCATCAGACGAACAATCCCGACGCAGCGAAGTCAGAGCTGAACTGGAAAGACTTGGAGTAGCCAGACCAGTCCTAGCGTATGATGAGGTGGTCGCCGTCAGAGATAACCTTAGGAGGAAGGGCATTGAGGTCGATAATGACTATATAAGGGAGACTTGGAAACCTGTTTACcttag GAATTTCCTTCAGCGTGCACAAACCCGAGCCCGCGACTGTCGGAAGAGCTTCTACCTGTACAGCCAACAGAATGGAAACGGG aAAGAATGCTGCGAAGTAGTAATGTTTTGGCGAGTGCAGCAAACGTTACGTACCACCGCCAACGCGCTGCGGCAACAGATCGGCAACCGCGAGGCCGCCCGCCTGGACCGCGAGCTCAGGGAGGTCTTAGACGAG ATGGCAGCCGACCCGGAACTAAAGAAGAAACTGTTAT